The following proteins are encoded in a genomic region of Streptomyces sp. SLBN-31:
- a CDS encoding DUF2199 domain-containing protein has protein sequence MGYSTVAPDVWDQSFADDPDSMLSSDQCIIKGQHYFIKGLIEIPVIGSEASFSWGVWVSLSPDNFARALEVWNTPDRETEKPYFGWLTTELSLYSPSTLNLKTNAHTRPLGQRPLIELEPTDHPLAVEQRTGITRDRVREIAEAVLHPKVDNG, from the coding sequence ATGGGCTACTCGACCGTGGCTCCTGATGTCTGGGATCAGAGTTTTGCGGACGATCCCGACAGCATGCTGTCCTCCGATCAGTGCATCATCAAGGGCCAGCATTACTTCATCAAGGGCCTGATCGAGATACCGGTGATCGGCAGTGAAGCCTCTTTCTCCTGGGGCGTCTGGGTCTCCTTAAGCCCAGACAACTTCGCCCGAGCCCTCGAAGTGTGGAACACCCCCGATCGCGAGACTGAGAAGCCGTACTTCGGCTGGCTGACAACCGAGCTGAGTCTGTATTCGCCCAGCACGCTCAACCTGAAGACGAACGCTCACACTCGTCCGCTGGGCCAGCGCCCCTTGATCGAGCTGGAACCTACAGACCATCCGCTCGCCGTCGAGCAGCGGACTGGTATCACCCGGGATCGCGTGCGCGAGATCGCAGAGGCCGTCCTGCACCCCAAGGTCGACAACGGCTGA
- a CDS encoding DUF262 domain-containing protein: MKTTATNKKIRQLLTEISDGSLILQPEFQRRLVWTHKHKQEFIRTVLEGLPFPEIFLCDGDVNLKTGQGNQQVVDGQQRLTTLHQYFTASMDLVLGSLAPYEDLEDDSKLAFLNYDVVVRDLGELTNAEVRDVFTRMNSTNYGLNAMEVNNARFDGALKRTAQEVSEWTFFDDHRVFNAVDIRRMNDIRWCLTLIITLASGYFSRDVEHEAYLEQYNDEFPESDDVKTKLEAVADLIENLGIVSTSRMWQKNDLFTLMVELSNLDPKKCNDAAGLGESLATFYAEVDGISEGAEPTVFKDEAEQYRVDVISGTNERARRIRRGDIIRDISAPYFESPAES; the protein is encoded by the coding sequence GTGAAGACGACTGCTACAAACAAGAAGATTCGCCAGCTCCTGACGGAAATCAGCGACGGAAGCCTGATTCTCCAGCCGGAATTCCAACGGCGGCTTGTATGGACCCATAAGCACAAGCAAGAGTTCATTCGGACCGTCCTCGAAGGGCTTCCATTTCCAGAGATCTTCTTGTGTGATGGCGACGTTAACCTGAAAACCGGTCAAGGGAACCAGCAAGTTGTTGACGGTCAGCAACGACTGACGACGCTGCACCAGTATTTCACTGCTTCCATGGATTTGGTGCTCGGCTCGCTTGCACCGTACGAAGACCTTGAGGACGACTCGAAGCTTGCCTTTCTGAACTATGACGTTGTCGTTCGAGATCTCGGGGAATTGACGAACGCCGAGGTTCGCGATGTATTCACTCGAATGAATTCCACTAACTATGGACTCAATGCGATGGAGGTTAATAATGCTCGCTTTGACGGTGCACTTAAGCGCACTGCACAGGAAGTGAGTGAGTGGACTTTCTTTGATGACCATCGAGTCTTTAACGCTGTCGATATTCGCAGGATGAACGATATTAGGTGGTGTCTGACCCTAATTATCACCCTTGCCTCCGGATATTTCAGCAGAGATGTCGAACACGAAGCCTACCTTGAGCAATACAATGACGAATTTCCGGAATCGGACGATGTCAAGACGAAACTGGAAGCAGTGGCTGACTTGATCGAGAATCTGGGAATCGTCAGCACGAGTCGGATGTGGCAAAAGAACGACCTTTTCACGCTCATGGTAGAACTTTCAAATCTCGATCCGAAGAAATGTAATGACGCGGCTGGTCTTGGCGAGAGCCTAGCCACTTTTTATGCGGAGGTTGACGGGATCTCGGAAGGCGCAGAGCCAACGGTCTTTAAGGACGAGGCTGAGCAGTATCGAGTTGACGTTATTTCCGGCACGAACGAGCGGGCTCGTAGGATTAGGCGAGGGGATATCATCCGAGATATTTCTGCACCATACTTTGAGTCGCCTGCTGAAAGCTGA
- a CDS encoding DUF6941 family protein, translating to MARLQYALLAEYARVDAAGLLTVVGAGFDHVGVQSLPAYQSMGLALRLLLPEGQEQANVGIGLRPPEGVQLRFESTLTRPVGARPHQGFIGVPLAINLTVPLTATGVYHWKIEVDGEEQQGLSFEVEVSGATPQGAG from the coding sequence TTGGCTCGACTGCAGTACGCGTTGCTGGCGGAGTACGCGCGGGTAGACGCTGCCGGCTTACTCACCGTCGTTGGCGCTGGCTTTGACCACGTTGGAGTTCAGTCGCTTCCCGCCTACCAATCGATGGGGTTGGCCCTTCGGCTGCTGCTGCCAGAAGGGCAGGAACAAGCCAATGTAGGCATCGGATTGAGACCTCCTGAGGGCGTGCAGCTGCGCTTTGAGTCAACCTTGACTCGTCCTGTGGGTGCGAGGCCCCATCAGGGTTTTATCGGGGTTCCGCTGGCTATCAATCTCACAGTCCCTCTTACTGCGACCGGTGTCTATCACTGGAAGATCGAAGTAGATGGCGAGGAACAGCAAGGTCTGTCCTTCGAGGTGGAGGTGTCAGGAGCTACCCCGCAGGGCGCCGGCTGA
- a CDS encoding DUF4258 domain-containing protein, translated as MRLTYTRHAQRRMVQRNVTRADIENALQHYIERLATPEPSIRYRGPGLNGDILKVWVVPDGSPGADKTIKSVAWEGR; from the coding sequence ATGAGGCTCACCTACACTCGCCACGCGCAACGACGAATGGTCCAGCGCAACGTCACCAGGGCTGATATCGAGAACGCCCTGCAGCACTACATAGAACGCTTGGCTACACCCGAACCGAGCATCCGGTACAGAGGTCCTGGCCTCAACGGTGACATACTCAAAGTGTGGGTTGTCCCCGACGGTAGTCCTGGAGCAGACAAGACGATCAAGAGCGTAGCCTGGGAGGGTCGATGA
- a CDS encoding DUF2283 domain-containing protein: MKQEPTIIVEIDPDADAAYVTLSDGAVARTVEFSPEIMVDLDELDVAVGVELLTLTSVFGVAEVAELARRFHVPTSVAAALPAAFEALARWTPANISTAATGTGTLQRSGFATLRSSVGTLEECAG; encoded by the coding sequence ATGAAGCAGGAGCCGACGATCATCGTCGAGATAGACCCCGATGCAGACGCCGCATACGTCACGCTAAGTGACGGCGCTGTTGCTCGGACCGTTGAGTTCTCTCCAGAGATCATGGTGGACCTGGACGAACTCGATGTTGCGGTGGGTGTGGAATTGCTGACTTTGACGTCAGTGTTCGGTGTTGCTGAGGTTGCAGAGCTGGCGCGACGCTTCCACGTTCCCACATCCGTAGCTGCTGCCCTCCCGGCTGCCTTCGAAGCGCTTGCCCGTTGGACGCCAGCGAACATCTCGACCGCCGCCACTGGGACTGGGACCCTTCAGCGGTCGGGATTCGCGACGCTGCGTTCATCGGTTGGAACTCTCGAAGAGTGTGCGGGCTAG
- a CDS encoding IS481 family transposase, translated as MSKTPPLDREAKRRLAVIRHVEEVTGNVAMSCRYFGVSRQAYYIWYRRYQAEGIEGLRTRSKAPKHSPNATHVEVVGKIIYLRQNYHFGPEKIAMYLKRYHDVTISKSGVWRILKRLDMGRLPASQRYKRHDRRWKRYEKQLPGHRVQIDVKFIEPLASMPQGRRGGRNKYYQFTAIDDCTRLRVLKIYPTLNQATAIQFVDYVLQRLPFQVEVIQTDNGAEFQSAFHFHVLDKGIGHAYIKPRTPRLNGKVERSHRIDGEEFYRLLEGVIIDDAEVFNDKLREWEDYYNYHRPHGGLGGQTPYERLKQKTAPQA; from the coding sequence ATGTCGAAGACACCCCCGCTCGATCGCGAGGCCAAGCGGCGCCTGGCCGTCATACGCCATGTCGAAGAGGTCACCGGCAACGTCGCCATGAGTTGCCGGTACTTCGGCGTCAGTCGGCAGGCGTACTACATCTGGTATCGCCGCTACCAGGCGGAGGGCATCGAGGGGCTGCGCACTCGCTCGAAGGCGCCCAAGCACAGCCCGAACGCCACGCACGTCGAGGTCGTCGGGAAGATCATCTATCTCCGGCAGAATTACCACTTCGGGCCCGAGAAGATCGCGATGTACCTCAAGCGGTACCACGACGTCACGATCAGCAAATCGGGCGTGTGGCGGATCCTCAAGCGCCTGGACATGGGCCGCCTGCCGGCCTCCCAGCGCTACAAGCGGCACGACCGCCGGTGGAAGCGCTACGAGAAGCAACTGCCCGGCCACCGGGTGCAGATCGACGTGAAGTTCATCGAGCCGCTGGCCTCCATGCCCCAGGGCCGGCGCGGCGGCCGCAACAAGTACTACCAGTTCACGGCGATCGACGACTGCACCCGGCTGCGGGTCCTGAAGATCTATCCGACCCTTAACCAGGCCACTGCCATCCAGTTCGTCGACTACGTCCTGCAGAGGCTGCCGTTCCAGGTGGAGGTGATCCAGACCGACAACGGAGCCGAGTTCCAGTCAGCCTTCCACTTCCACGTGCTCGACAAAGGCATCGGCCACGCCTACATAAAGCCCCGCACACCGCGGCTCAACGGGAAGGTCGAACGCTCCCACCGGATCGACGGAGAGGAGTTCTACCGGCTCCTGGAGGGCGTCATCATCGACGACGCCGAGGTCTTCAACGACAAGCTGCGCGAGTGGGAGGACTACTACAACTACCATCGCCCGCACGGCGGCCTCGGCGGCCAGACGCCTTACGAACGCCTCAAGCAGAAGACCGCGCCCCAGGCGTAA